TATAATCGAAACCCTGGAGCCCCAGGCGCATGACAGTTTTTTTCGCTGGGGCTTTTTCAATAGCGTACTGGAAAAGAAAGAAGCTTATTCAGATTATGTCTTTGAAGACACCGCCACCGATATCCTCAACACCGAGCCAGAAGTCAAGGCAGCCTTTGAGCAATGGAAGCAGGAAAACCCAGGTTTACTCAGCGACCAGCAAGCGGTTCTCGATTTTATTTTTAGCCGTTGTGCAAGATTCAAGGAACCAGAATGGCGCCGCTACCCTGTGTTGCGCATAATGCATTGATTTTTTGAAATTTGTTACAAGTTTTTACAGAAACATAATAGAATCTTCCGTGGTGTTACCTCGTGTTTTATACAACGGAAATTTATTGAAAGGTTAAAAATCATGTCTAAATTGCTTGAATATTTGAATACACTGGATAAAGATGCGGATGCGTTGACTTCGCACAGAAGCGACCCTGGTGCTGCAATGACTAATTTTGGTTTGACAGCGGAAGAACAGTCAGCGGTTTTGTCTGGCGACAAGGCTGCTGTTGCCGGGATTGTTGGGATTTCGGCAGATGAATTGCCAGCGATTGATTCCATTGAAACTACGCCCAATCCATAAGCAATATTTAGTGTATCTGATGAACTTCCGGCACTTTAAAAGTACTGTATTAGCCATATTACTTTTTGCCGGAAGTGCGGTGCCATTGCTTGCGTACGGTGCAGATGAGAAAACGATAGACGAGCTGTTTGCGCAGGCCTCAAGGGAGATCAAAATTTCTCCTGAAAAGACTTGGGAAACTCTGAGCAAGCTTGAGGAATTTCGTGCGTCGTTTAGCATCACGCAAAAAAACCGGCACCTGCTTCTTAGTGCGTCTGCCTTGGGTTATCGAGGGCGGCACAAAGAGCGGGTTGAACTGGTACGTGCAAACGTTGAGCAGGTTGCTGACCCTGATTATCGCGTTCGTCTCTTATATCAGCTTTCAGCGGGCTATACCCAGCTAGGTGAATTTGAAAATGCTCTGTTGGCGATGAATCAGGGTATTTTACTGTTACCTAAGCTCACCAATCAAATTGCAAAGATGGATACCTTGCAGGCCGCGATTACGCTACACAATTCTTTGCGTGCGTATGATGAAGCATTTGCTTATTCGGAGCGCTTAGTTGAAATCGGCAAAGAAGACGAGAGTACAGGTGTGAAGTGCATTGGTATTGCTAACCAGGTAGAAATTAATTTGCTACGTGGAGAGCGACAACGTGCCCGCTCCATACTACCTGAAGCAATCAAAATATGTGAAGATCGTGGTGCAACAGTAATTGTGCAAATATTGCGCTCACTTGCTGCTGTTGATTTGATTGATTCGGGAAATTACCTCCAAGGGAAAGGTGCTGGAATTCAGCTATTGGCAGATTTTTTGGAAGTAAACAAAAGTTCTGACTATCGTACTCAACTTGAGGAAGCATTGGCCAGAGCGTTCTTAAACTCTGGCAATCTTGATCAGGCTGAGCGTTATGGACTACTGGCATATCAGCATGCAAAAAGTGGTAATGCTGTTCAGTTAA
This is a stretch of genomic DNA from Undibacterium sp. KW1. It encodes these proteins:
- a CDS encoding GGDEF domain-containing protein — encoded protein: MNFRHFKSTVLAILLFAGSAVPLLAYGADEKTIDELFAQASREIKISPEKTWETLSKLEEFRASFSITQKNRHLLLSASALGYRGRHKERVELVRANVEQVADPDYRVRLLYQLSAGYTQLGEFENALLAMNQGILLLPKLTNQIAKMDTLQAAITLHNSLRAYDEAFAYSERLVEIGKEDESTGVKCIGIANQVEINLLRGERQRARSILPEAIKICEDRGATVIVQILRSLAAVDLIDSGNYLQGKGAGIQLLADFLEVNKSSDYRTQLEEALARAFLNSGNLDQAERYGLLAYQHAKSGNAVQLMEKTSETMASIKRAQSQFAAALEYYEAALVLKNRVLDDQLHKNLAYQRVKFDAQDKAIQLSLLEQKNKILAVERELEKRNNQNLILAIALVAVILVLLSLWLIKTLQQKNQFRQFSQTDGLTQAANRMHFISFANEAFKLRTGSVSIILFDMDLFKNINDTYGHATGDWVLKNVSETVKTHLRKVDLFGRLGGEEFGICMPDSSQASALQLAERCRMAITMIDTEPSGHKFSLSASFGVATVDGNGLKNFDETLEAADKALYISKAEGRNCVSVFRQTP